One Candidatus Kapaibacterium sp. genomic window carries:
- a CDS encoding M1 family metallopeptidase produces MVCLWLIVGPVLSICAAQEWQQGVRYQIRAELNPTEALLRVHTRMVYRNASPDTLRELYVHLYWNIFAPNSYARQFSRERRLERIPELPAVRVDSFVVIASTGERRADFSVDNTIVRLGMPKPLLPGDSVEVLSSTVQTVPPEGLRMGRHGTDYFVAHWFPSVCVYDRYGWHTEQYLGTGEFYEEIADFEVELTLPGTYVVVSTGTLANPDEVLPAELTERLRRLREDTGIVRIANLAAQPLTDTTPRTWRFRAERVRTFAWAAVRHYLWDAQRWGDVLVHVLYPRGLEDFYRDEGLRAAVHAIRYFSEHFGQYPYPQMFVVVGGTSGGMEYPGIVFMGRDLTGGILAPRTAEVIMHEIGHNWYPMVINSNETEFGFQDEGFNTFITMLALEAFYGRRYPTLRLPWWLRPLIATTDERTGNAISTVRWTLTGRDEPLLTRSDWHRTEASYVVNAYSKTATLLLMLRGILGEETFGAVMQEYYRRFRFRHVYPEDFVQLVNEVVSQRKGERADFRWFFDQWFSQTPVVDYALAGLRNREAPGGLWDVTVSIERYQSAILPVDVELRLRNGQRERVRFTVEELLRGPSRLEKTVRLPAPAMSALVDPDTVLLLDINRLNNSSGLLPPVTFRPFLEAVSTDPVELYSYGIVWQPVVGFNTVDGLKVGVEARGAYLGMFHKVRLSLAQGVRFRPFSFGGMFQWQHLFWQMPARPQLELFGARQDGWVRMRVGTTLSLSPLPPSAWDIVGRIAVGYWRRQIAAYAFPGSPLGWAARDRLEVVALKVALTMSAETDVGTLRLCKSLEPFWYRGPAAPFGVSPFAEGRSFFRAVAEGFWESEAPLPLMLRGVVGWFSSDELRPPSVVGFRLASVSPLEELELPLFRAPGIISPAARERRIIPAGGGFVRGYGAQDTLGFILTALNAEVSVSRLLRLLPAVGLLLELVDLRLFADGGHVGTALGGLRQWRWDAGFSVVLRLPGVQGYSPFPFLRRLGIGEIGVDFPLYLSHPPLGQRRWAYRWLLRLRSLRQATVEW; encoded by the coding sequence ATGGTCTGTCTGTGGCTCATTGTTGGCCCGGTGTTGAGCATTTGTGCCGCTCAGGAGTGGCAGCAGGGGGTACGGTACCAGATCCGCGCCGAGCTAAACCCTACGGAGGCACTCCTGCGCGTGCACACGCGGATGGTCTACCGAAACGCTTCGCCGGACACGCTGCGAGAGCTCTACGTGCACTTGTACTGGAACATCTTTGCTCCGAACAGCTACGCTCGGCAGTTCAGCCGAGAACGGCGTCTGGAGCGGATTCCCGAGCTTCCTGCCGTGCGAGTGGATTCCTTCGTTGTCATCGCCTCTACCGGCGAGCGGCGGGCAGACTTCAGCGTAGACAACACGATCGTGCGGCTCGGTATGCCGAAACCACTGCTGCCTGGAGACTCCGTAGAGGTCCTCAGCAGTACCGTGCAGACCGTGCCGCCGGAAGGCCTTCGGATGGGGCGCCACGGCACCGATTACTTCGTTGCGCATTGGTTCCCCTCGGTCTGCGTCTATGACCGCTATGGCTGGCACACGGAGCAGTATCTGGGCACTGGGGAGTTCTACGAAGAGATAGCGGACTTTGAGGTGGAGCTGACGCTGCCGGGGACGTACGTTGTTGTCTCCACAGGCACCCTGGCGAACCCCGATGAGGTCCTACCTGCTGAGCTCACCGAACGATTGCGCCGTCTGCGAGAAGATACCGGCATTGTGCGGATTGCCAATCTTGCCGCGCAGCCGCTCACTGACACAACGCCGCGGACTTGGCGCTTCCGTGCTGAGCGGGTGCGCACCTTCGCATGGGCGGCTGTGCGCCATTACCTGTGGGATGCTCAGCGGTGGGGCGATGTTTTAGTCCACGTGCTCTATCCCCGCGGGCTGGAGGACTTCTACCGTGACGAGGGGTTGAGGGCAGCGGTCCATGCGATTCGGTACTTCTCCGAGCACTTCGGGCAGTACCCGTACCCGCAGATGTTCGTTGTCGTCGGTGGGACGAGCGGTGGCATGGAGTATCCAGGCATCGTCTTCATGGGGCGTGATCTCACGGGTGGTATTCTAGCCCCGCGGACCGCGGAGGTCATCATGCACGAGATCGGGCACAATTGGTACCCGATGGTGATCAACTCCAACGAGACCGAGTTCGGCTTCCAGGACGAGGGCTTCAACACCTTCATCACCATGCTGGCGTTGGAGGCGTTCTATGGGCGGCGCTATCCTACACTACGGCTACCCTGGTGGCTGCGCCCCCTCATTGCGACGACGGATGAGCGTACTGGGAATGCCATTAGCACAGTCCGCTGGACGCTGACGGGACGGGATGAGCCGCTGCTGACCCGCTCGGACTGGCACCGTACGGAGGCAAGCTACGTCGTCAACGCGTACTCGAAGACGGCGACCCTGTTGCTCATGCTCCGCGGGATCTTAGGGGAGGAGACCTTTGGCGCAGTGATGCAGGAGTACTACCGCCGCTTTCGGTTCCGGCACGTGTATCCGGAGGACTTCGTGCAGCTCGTCAACGAGGTTGTCTCCCAACGCAAGGGGGAGCGGGCAGACTTTCGGTGGTTCTTTGACCAGTGGTTCTCCCAGACTCCGGTGGTGGACTACGCCCTCGCAGGCCTCCGGAACAGAGAAGCTCCAGGAGGCCTCTGGGATGTGACCGTTAGCATAGAGCGTTACCAGAGCGCTATCCTACCCGTCGATGTTGAGCTGAGGCTGCGTAACGGTCAGCGGGAGCGGGTTCGGTTCACGGTAGAGGAGCTGCTGCGGGGTCCGTCACGGCTGGAGAAGACCGTGAGACTACCCGCTCCAGCAATGTCTGCTCTCGTGGACCCGGACACGGTGCTGCTACTGGACATCAATCGGCTCAATAACTCCAGCGGTTTACTGCCGCCGGTGACCTTCCGTCCTTTCTTGGAGGCGGTCAGCACTGATCCTGTGGAGCTCTACTCCTACGGGATTGTGTGGCAGCCGGTGGTAGGCTTCAACACTGTAGATGGCCTGAAGGTAGGGGTGGAGGCTCGGGGGGCTTACTTGGGGATGTTCCACAAGGTCCGGCTGTCTCTGGCCCAAGGGGTGAGGTTCCGTCCCTTCTCCTTTGGAGGGATGTTTCAGTGGCAGCACCTCTTCTGGCAGATGCCAGCACGTCCGCAATTGGAACTCTTTGGAGCGCGGCAGGACGGCTGGGTGCGTATGCGGGTAGGGACAACGCTCTCACTCTCTCCTCTGCCACCCTCAGCATGGGACATCGTAGGGCGGATTGCTGTTGGATACTGGCGGCGACAGATAGCCGCATACGCCTTCCCCGGTTCGCCATTGGGATGGGCTGCTAGAGATCGGTTGGAGGTCGTTGCTCTTAAGGTAGCTCTAACGATGTCGGCGGAGACCGATGTCGGTACGCTGCGACTCTGCAAGAGCCTGGAGCCGTTCTGGTACAGAGGTCCTGCTGCGCCCTTTGGGGTATCGCCGTTTGCTGAAGGACGGAGCTTCTTCCGGGCGGTGGCGGAGGGCTTTTGGGAGTCAGAAGCGCCGCTCCCTTTGATGCTCCGAGGGGTTGTTGGTTGGTTCTCTTCTGATGAGCTCCGGCCGCCCTCAGTTGTCGGGTTCCGTTTAGCGTCGGTGTCTCCACTGGAGGAGCTGGAGCTGCCGCTCTTCCGCGCTCCCGGAATCATCTCCCCGGCAGCTCGAGAGCGGCGAATCATACCTGCAGGTGGGGGATTCGTTCGAGGATATGGGGCTCAAGATACCCTTGGCTTTATTCTGACGGCATTGAATGCTGAGGTCAGCGTGTCGCGGCTGCTTCGGTTGCTGCCTGCTGTCGGGCTCCTGCTGGAGCTCGTTGACCTTCGCCTCTTTGCCGATGGAGGGCACGTGGGTACAGCCCTCGGTGGTTTGCGTCAGTGGCGGTGGGATGCTGGATTCAGTGTGGTGCTCCGTCTGCCGGGTGTGCAAGGGTATTCACCTTTCCCCTTCCTACGCCGCCTAGGGATAGGGGAGATTGGGGTTGACTTCCCGCTGTACTTGAGCCATCCACCTTTGGGGCAACGGCGGTGGGCATACCGCTGGCTGCTCCGGCTGCGTTCGCTCCGCCAAGCTACCGTGGAGTGGTAA
- the mazG gene encoding nucleoside triphosphate pyrophosphohydrolase: protein MPHPIPQPAQPNDPVEQFRALWEIVRLLRRECPWDREQTHASIAPLLIEEAYETVEAIRAQDWQELARELGDLLLHVLMHSAIAEEANEFHLSAVIAQESQKLVHRHPHVFAHASAENAQQVKQRWEQLKLGEGRRSLLEGIPKSLPALLRAQRLQERAASVGFDWNTKEEVWQKVEEEFAELRTALRSGDSGRIASELGDVLFALVNAARFEQLNAEECLQNANDRFTRRFQYIEQVASTQNRPLEALSLAEMDELWNQAKQQEAQE from the coding sequence ATGCCACATCCAATACCACAGCCGGCGCAGCCGAATGATCCTGTTGAGCAATTCAGAGCTCTCTGGGAGATTGTGCGCCTCTTGCGGCGGGAATGCCCATGGGATCGGGAACAGACCCACGCTTCGATCGCTCCGCTCCTAATAGAGGAAGCCTACGAGACCGTGGAAGCCATCCGCGCACAGGACTGGCAGGAGCTTGCCCGAGAGCTCGGCGATCTCTTACTCCACGTCCTGATGCATAGCGCAATCGCAGAGGAAGCGAACGAATTCCACCTGAGTGCTGTTATCGCCCAGGAAAGCCAGAAGCTCGTCCACCGCCACCCCCACGTCTTCGCTCATGCTTCGGCTGAAAATGCACAGCAAGTCAAGCAACGCTGGGAGCAGCTCAAGCTGGGGGAAGGACGTCGCTCTCTACTGGAGGGAATCCCGAAGAGCCTGCCGGCTCTCCTCCGCGCCCAGCGACTCCAAGAACGCGCCGCTTCTGTCGGCTTCGACTGGAACACGAAAGAGGAAGTCTGGCAGAAGGTGGAAGAGGAGTTTGCCGAGCTCCGCACAGCTCTACGATCCGGCGATTCAGGCCGGATTGCAAGCGAGTTGGGAGATGTACTCTTTGCACTCGTCAACGCTGCACGCTTTGAGCAGTTGAATGCTGAGGAGTGTCTCCAGAACGCCAACGATAGGTTCACGCGCCGGTTCCAGTACATCGAGCAAGTCGCCTCGACTCAGAACCGCCCTTTAGAAGCGCTGTCGCTGGCAGAGATGGATGAGCTCTGGAACCAGGCCAAGCAGCAGGAAGCCCAGGAATGA
- the bamD gene encoding outer membrane protein assembly factor BamD, which produces MRRAWSIGLLLLAGCASVPEPDVRNVEALYRAAQQAYEQREDALAQKWLEIIRTQYPASQYAADALLLLADLRFRRGEYVMAAFLYQQFRQVYPQSPNARYALFRLGQAYVELSPPYDRDQEYTYKALQALEEFRQLYPRDSLVGKVEEQIRALRTKLAQRDYSIAQLYRKLQSPESALIYYDAVIEQYSDTDFAELAHVGKIEALMELQRWDEAQRAVEAYWRLFPQGAQRRVVEAIASLLGHARGAAP; this is translated from the coding sequence ATGCGGCGTGCCTGGTCCATAGGGTTGCTCCTGCTAGCTGGCTGTGCTAGCGTCCCGGAGCCCGATGTGCGTAACGTAGAGGCGCTCTATCGGGCTGCACAGCAGGCGTACGAACAGCGAGAAGACGCGCTGGCGCAGAAGTGGTTGGAGATCATCCGTACTCAGTACCCAGCCAGTCAGTATGCTGCTGACGCTCTCCTCCTCTTGGCAGATCTACGCTTCCGACGAGGGGAGTACGTCATGGCGGCATTCCTCTACCAGCAGTTCCGCCAAGTCTATCCCCAAAGCCCTAATGCACGGTACGCCCTCTTCAGACTTGGGCAGGCCTATGTAGAGCTCTCCCCCCCGTACGATCGGGACCAAGAGTACACGTACAAAGCTCTGCAGGCTCTGGAAGAGTTCCGGCAATTGTATCCCAGGGACTCGCTGGTAGGAAAAGTGGAAGAGCAGATTCGGGCTCTGCGAACAAAGCTAGCCCAGCGGGATTACAGCATTGCGCAGCTCTATCGGAAGTTGCAGAGTCCAGAGTCGGCTCTTATCTACTACGATGCCGTCATCGAGCAGTACAGCGACACGGATTTTGCAGAACTTGCCCATGTTGGCAAGATAGAGGCGTTGATGGAGCTCCAACGGTGGGACGAAGCGCAGCGTGCAGTAGAAGCATACTGGCGGCTCTTCCCCCAAGGGGCTCAGCGTCGGGTAGTAGAGGCGATTGCAAGCTTGCTGGGACATGCACGAGGAGCCGCTCCATAA
- a CDS encoding acyl-CoA thioesterase, with the protein MHEEPLHKLMGKPPSASAVEMTHLVLPNHANQLGNLLGGQLMQWMDIAAALAAMRHSGRVCVTAAVDSITFLEPIRVGHIVHILASVNRAFRTSMEVGVKVYREDPINGTRTHAASAYLTFVAIDQYGKPLPVPAVEPQTPEEQRRWREAEFRRQQRLQQRELLRQLRYQHSVDVSQTIGDVQ; encoded by the coding sequence ATGCACGAGGAGCCGCTCCATAAGCTCATGGGGAAGCCACCCTCAGCTTCCGCCGTGGAGATGACCCACTTGGTCCTACCGAACCATGCGAACCAGTTGGGAAATCTCCTCGGTGGACAGCTCATGCAGTGGATGGACATTGCTGCTGCGTTGGCGGCTATGCGCCACTCCGGGAGGGTATGCGTCACAGCGGCTGTAGACAGCATCACCTTCCTAGAGCCCATCCGTGTAGGCCATATCGTGCATATCTTGGCTTCGGTCAACCGGGCATTCCGCACCTCTATGGAGGTGGGGGTGAAGGTGTATCGGGAAGACCCAATCAATGGGACTCGCACCCATGCAGCTTCAGCATACTTGACCTTTGTGGCGATTGACCAATACGGTAAGCCACTCCCTGTGCCGGCAGTCGAGCCGCAGACGCCGGAGGAGCAACGTCGTTGGAGAGAAGCAGAGTTTCGGCGCCAGCAGCGGCTCCAGCAGCGTGAGCTCCTCCGCCAATTGCGGTATCAGCATTCGGTGGATGTCTCACAAACGATAGGGGATGTGCAATGA
- a CDS encoding aspartate kinase, which translates to MPVHVHKLGGSVLTDATAIRQAAAAVAATQLQSAIVVVSACAGVTDRLLSIGQRAAVGDVEEALDDAESLFAWHLEQAQQLLPYVEAEKFRQALERLQGQAVRLCQAIGALQELTARTQDALVAFGELLASQLVAKVLQTVASVPVRLVDAREYLITDAAFGQARPDVLQLQARCQQLIEYLADGAIVTQGFIGATPEGATTTLGRGGSDYSAALFAAALQAEELTVWKDVAGVYTADPDEIPEAELVPELSAAEMRELAFSGAKVLHPDALEPAIASGISVRVRSVLATELPGTVIRRCRHGDPMPVAMAWKMPCWLYAITAEQRSSLQDSAVLVAALSRSGGLVVTEAVVEDGRYGWQLLGGPQAMLSLIGPAPERWAAAMLEQLRQSGLPYRAWLADSALALRVFVPHEAWREAARTLHCELLRWQHSVGQQ; encoded by the coding sequence GTGCCCGTCCACGTTCACAAACTCGGCGGTAGCGTCCTTACAGACGCTACAGCTATCCGGCAGGCAGCAGCAGCAGTCGCTGCAACACAGCTGCAATCAGCAATCGTGGTGGTCTCTGCGTGTGCAGGCGTTACTGACCGTCTCCTCTCTATAGGGCAGCGGGCAGCAGTGGGCGATGTTGAAGAAGCTCTAGATGATGCGGAGTCGCTCTTTGCTTGGCATCTTGAACAGGCGCAGCAGCTCCTACCCTATGTGGAGGCTGAAAAGTTTAGGCAGGCTTTGGAGCGACTTCAGGGGCAGGCCGTGCGTCTCTGCCAGGCCATCGGGGCTCTGCAAGAGCTGACGGCCCGCACGCAAGATGCTCTCGTAGCGTTTGGTGAGCTGTTAGCTAGTCAGCTCGTTGCTAAGGTGCTCCAGACTGTCGCATCTGTACCCGTTCGGTTGGTAGATGCACGAGAGTACCTCATCACGGATGCTGCCTTCGGCCAAGCTCGACCCGATGTCTTGCAGCTCCAAGCTCGCTGCCAACAGCTCATTGAGTATCTGGCCGATGGGGCCATTGTGACGCAAGGCTTCATTGGTGCAACTCCCGAGGGTGCTACGACGACACTGGGGCGTGGTGGCTCGGACTATTCGGCTGCTCTCTTTGCTGCCGCGCTCCAGGCTGAGGAGCTGACCGTCTGGAAGGATGTTGCCGGTGTCTATACGGCGGACCCTGATGAGATTCCGGAGGCTGAGTTAGTGCCGGAGCTGTCGGCAGCAGAGATGCGGGAACTGGCATTTTCAGGGGCGAAGGTACTCCACCCGGACGCCTTAGAGCCAGCTATCGCTTCTGGTATTAGTGTGCGAGTCCGGAGTGTCTTGGCGACGGAGCTGCCTGGGACAGTCATCCGGAGATGCCGCCATGGGGACCCTATGCCGGTAGCGATGGCCTGGAAGATGCCGTGCTGGCTGTACGCTATCACAGCAGAGCAGCGAAGTTCACTCCAGGATTCTGCTGTTCTGGTAGCAGCCCTCTCACGCTCTGGCGGGCTGGTTGTTACTGAAGCTGTAGTAGAAGATGGGCGGTACGGTTGGCAACTTCTGGGTGGTCCACAGGCAATGCTCTCGCTCATCGGCCCGGCTCCGGAGCGGTGGGCAGCGGCGATGTTAGAGCAGCTCCGTCAGTCTGGTCTCCCATACAGGGCGTGGCTAGCAGACTCTGCACTGGCACTACGCGTCTTCGTGCCTCATGAAGCGTGGCGGGAGGCAGCTCGGACTCTCCACTGTGAATTGCTTCGCTGGCAACACTCGGTGGGTCAGCAATAG
- a CDS encoding ABC transporter ATP-binding protein/permease: protein MATLDLLTDGEALKERSIDWSLLRRLVVFVHPYRWWVVVALVLAIVGALVTPTRPYLSKLAVDHALAAGQLGAFALLLAAVLGVVLFSALVQYALTYLLQWIGQRALFTIRMQVYDHVLRLALRFFDTTPVGRLVTRVTNDVEGLGEFFSSGLVMAIADLLLLVCIVGFMVVTEWRLALLTLLVVPLLIGASILFRVKVRTVYRQIRQQLARLNAFLSEHISGITTVQLFQQHERQFRRFERLNWKYLQLQRRSVFYYAIFFPTVDVLWAVAVVAILWYSAGALGVGSLSIGTLIAFLQYVEMFFRPIRDLTERYNILQTALVSAERIFGILGVRQHITDAPDAVPMPPLQCGIEFRQVGMSYDGITPVLRNVSFTVRKGEMVALVGATGSGKTSLVSLLCRFYEFQDGDILIDGCSIRKLQQQSLRQRIALVLQDDVLFSRTVLENITFGRPGVTEGDVWRVVRQLGIEAFISRLPQGLWTVIGERGVNLSAGERQLLALCRALVGDADIIVLDEATAHVDSQTEHLLERAIESLRREGRTCLVIAHRLSTVRQADRVVVLHRGEVREVGTHDELLERGGLYARLYRLQYAQLRAA from the coding sequence ATGGCGACTCTGGATCTCCTTACCGATGGGGAAGCCCTGAAGGAGCGCTCAATAGATTGGTCGCTGCTGCGGCGGCTGGTCGTCTTCGTGCACCCCTATCGATGGTGGGTTGTCGTAGCGCTCGTGCTGGCTATCGTTGGGGCTCTGGTAACCCCTACGCGACCGTATCTGAGCAAGCTAGCTGTAGACCATGCACTGGCTGCTGGCCAGCTCGGTGCCTTCGCACTGCTGCTAGCGGCGGTGCTAGGAGTCGTACTCTTCAGTGCGTTGGTGCAGTATGCCCTCACCTACCTCCTCCAGTGGATCGGTCAGAGGGCGCTCTTTACCATCCGCATGCAGGTCTACGACCACGTGCTGCGCCTTGCGCTACGGTTCTTCGATACAACGCCTGTGGGACGCTTGGTAACACGCGTGACGAACGACGTGGAGGGGCTGGGCGAGTTCTTCTCCTCTGGGCTGGTGATGGCAATTGCAGACCTGCTCCTACTAGTCTGCATCGTGGGGTTCATGGTGGTGACGGAATGGCGCTTGGCGCTCTTGACCCTCCTCGTTGTCCCGCTACTCATAGGAGCGAGCATCCTGTTCCGAGTGAAGGTGCGGACGGTCTACCGGCAGATTCGGCAGCAGTTAGCGCGGTTGAATGCATTCCTCAGCGAGCACATCAGTGGCATCACTACTGTCCAGCTCTTTCAGCAGCACGAGCGCCAGTTTCGTCGCTTCGAGCGGCTCAATTGGAAGTACCTGCAGCTCCAGCGCCGTTCTGTCTTCTACTATGCCATCTTCTTCCCCACGGTAGATGTGCTCTGGGCGGTAGCGGTTGTGGCAATTCTGTGGTACTCTGCCGGGGCGCTTGGTGTAGGGAGTCTCAGCATCGGTACGCTGATTGCCTTCCTGCAGTATGTGGAGATGTTCTTCCGCCCTATTCGGGACTTGACCGAGCGTTACAACATCCTGCAGACGGCGCTGGTGTCAGCCGAGAGGATCTTTGGCATCCTCGGTGTCCGGCAGCATATCACGGATGCCCCGGATGCCGTTCCCATGCCACCACTACAGTGCGGCATTGAGTTCCGTCAGGTCGGGATGAGCTACGACGGTATCACACCAGTGCTCCGCAACGTGTCCTTTACCGTGCGGAAAGGCGAAATGGTAGCCCTAGTGGGGGCAACAGGGTCGGGCAAGACGTCACTTGTGAGCCTGCTGTGCCGCTTCTACGAGTTCCAGGATGGGGATATCCTGATCGACGGGTGCAGTATCCGGAAGCTCCAGCAGCAGAGCCTCCGACAGCGCATTGCACTGGTGCTACAGGACGACGTGCTCTTCTCCCGAACAGTGCTGGAGAACATCACCTTCGGGCGGCCTGGGGTGACGGAAGGGGACGTCTGGCGCGTGGTGCGCCAACTCGGCATCGAAGCGTTCATCAGCCGCCTACCACAGGGATTATGGACCGTCATTGGGGAGCGTGGGGTAAACCTTTCAGCGGGAGAACGCCAGCTCCTTGCTCTCTGCCGAGCGCTTGTTGGGGATGCCGACATCATCGTGCTGGACGAAGCGACGGCTCATGTTGACTCGCAGACGGAACATCTACTGGAGCGAGCCATAGAGTCACTGCGTCGAGAGGGTCGGACATGCCTAGTGATTGCTCACCGCTTATCGACGGTTCGCCAGGCTGATCGTGTGGTCGTGTTACATCGGGGAGAGGTTCGGGAGGTAGGCACCCACGACGAGCTCCTAGAACGTGGGGGGCTCTATGCACGCCTCTACCGTCTGCAGTACGCGCAGTTGCGTGCGGCCTAG
- the mltG gene encoding endolytic transglycosylase MltG, translated as MTRWILTSIIVGGVAATGLAAYLLQHLPIAAAIECWIPHGSGVRAALATTASCCRLPLPELFVAVGTAYAIATGSRVHAGTYRFGPETRCGELLQALFSGRQVLRVRVTLPEGLTITQFASLLQREAGVDSARFVALAFSDSLAQLRGIPVPSLEGYLMPDTYELFWRHPAEEVLEQLLQTQDRLWQERFAERARSRGLSRHEVLTLASIIEAESPHSDERRRISGVFWNRLRRGMPLQADPTTAYALGKPGQPLKRSELNISHPYNTYTRSGLPPGPINNPSVDAIEAALEPEEHDFLYFVLLRDGSRRHLFSRTYSEHLRAIAAQQRRSR; from the coding sequence GTGACCCGCTGGATCCTCACCAGTATCATCGTCGGCGGAGTCGCTGCCACTGGTCTTGCAGCCTACCTATTGCAGCACCTTCCCATTGCCGCTGCCATAGAATGCTGGATCCCTCACGGTAGCGGGGTTCGAGCCGCTCTAGCAACCACTGCATCCTGTTGCCGTCTCCCGCTGCCTGAGCTCTTCGTCGCCGTAGGGACAGCATATGCCATCGCTACTGGCAGTCGAGTCCACGCTGGAACCTACCGATTCGGCCCCGAGACCCGATGTGGAGAGTTGCTACAAGCCCTCTTCTCTGGCCGGCAGGTCCTTCGGGTCCGGGTAACACTCCCCGAAGGGCTTACGATAACGCAGTTCGCCTCCCTACTGCAACGGGAGGCAGGGGTTGACTCTGCTCGTTTCGTTGCTTTAGCCTTCTCGGATAGCCTCGCTCAGCTTCGCGGCATTCCTGTGCCGTCGCTAGAAGGCTACCTGATGCCGGACACATACGAGCTCTTCTGGCGACATCCTGCAGAGGAGGTCCTGGAACAGCTCCTTCAGACGCAGGATCGGCTCTGGCAGGAACGGTTCGCCGAACGCGCCCGCAGTCGTGGACTGTCACGCCATGAAGTCCTCACGCTTGCTTCTATTATCGAGGCCGAAAGCCCCCACAGCGATGAACGGCGACGCATCAGCGGCGTCTTCTGGAACCGCCTGCGTCGTGGGATGCCTCTCCAAGCTGATCCGACAACCGCCTACGCCTTAGGCAAACCCGGGCAGCCCTTGAAGCGTTCGGAGTTGAACATCTCCCATCCCTACAACACCTACACCCGCTCCGGACTCCCGCCGGGGCCAATCAACAACCCCAGTGTCGATGCCATCGAGGCTGCGTTGGAACCGGAAGAACACGACTTCCTCTACTTCGTGCTCCTACGCGACGGCTCAAGACGACATTTGTTCTCGCGCACCTACTCCGAGCATCTCCGGGCTATCGCTGCTCAGCAACGGCGGTCCCGCTAG